Proteins from a genomic interval of Methanofollis formosanus:
- a CDS encoding DNA polymerase sliding clamp produces the protein MLKATIDAETFRESIDAVAALVTECRLHVDETGIRTCAVDTANVAMVSLELGKDAFETYEAAPEELGIDIAKMKSILGMMSKGDLLSLNLAEGSHKLELSFGSYQYSVTLLDVNTIRKDPSPPAIELPGKVDLQGSALSSAIKAADVISDKIALGIDEKTETFFMMAEGDTDHIRLELGRDQLIDIQPAEARSLFSLDYLKDMGKVMARAEKVRAEIGVDHPVRFLFDLAEGSGHIQYLLAPRIEAE, from the coding sequence ATGTTAAAAGCAACGATTGATGCAGAAACCTTCAGGGAGTCGATCGACGCGGTGGCCGCGCTCGTGACCGAATGCCGACTTCACGTCGACGAAACCGGGATCAGGACGTGCGCGGTCGACACCGCCAACGTCGCCATGGTCTCCCTCGAACTGGGCAAGGACGCCTTCGAAACCTACGAAGCCGCCCCCGAAGAGCTCGGGATCGATATCGCGAAGATGAAGAGCATCCTCGGCATGATGTCGAAGGGCGACCTCCTCTCCCTCAACCTCGCCGAAGGCAGCCACAAACTCGAACTCTCCTTCGGGAGTTACCAGTACTCGGTCACCCTCCTCGACGTCAACACCATCAGGAAGGACCCGAGTCCCCCCGCGATCGAGCTCCCCGGCAAGGTCGATCTCCAGGGTAGCGCCCTCTCCTCGGCAATCAAGGCCGCCGACGTCATCTCAGACAAGATCGCACTCGGGATCGATGAGAAGACCGAGACCTTCTTTATGATGGCCGAAGGCGACACCGATCACATCAGGCTCGAACTCGGGCGCGACCAGCTCATCGACATCCAGCCGGCAGAGGCGCGCTCGCTCTTCTCCCTCGACTATCTCAAGGACATGGGCAAGGTCATGGCCCGCGCCGAGAAGGTCAGGGCGGAGATCGGCGTCGACCACCCGGTGCGGTTCCTCTTCGACCTGGCCGAGGGGAGCGGCCACATCCAGTACCTCCTCGCCCCGCGGATCGAGGCCGAGTAA
- the priL gene encoding DNA primase regulatory subunit PriL, translating to MGVDLERNHLARYPFLQESQTFARDSTDSIETFLESEIGKIVLPHAVARAKAALFSDPRDQDKDESEPPFKVSIFSYVIARILVSCTKDRMMADRLARYEAARAAAALQREDPAIRAHVAQSLGIDLDARTIPVTTYVELVARLRDDHWRLVNREVREGMVAVGTSEMAELLRERIRVVVGQNLPLDVPASLCDTLKPYTDELAAALREKTLEEFGEVDETSFPPCIAALITAVTAGTNLTHMGRFALTAFLHNIGLSTEQIAEVFQRAPDFDLSMTMYQVEHISGRSGTEYTPPSCATMRTYGICVHKNALCELVSHPLSYYRRKKQQQENQKKK from the coding sequence ATGGGCGTCGACCTGGAGCGGAACCACCTGGCACGATATCCTTTTTTGCAGGAGTCCCAGACATTTGCCAGGGACAGTACCGACTCCATCGAAACCTTCCTGGAGAGTGAGATCGGCAAGATCGTCCTCCCGCATGCGGTGGCCCGCGCAAAGGCGGCGCTCTTTTCCGACCCGCGCGATCAGGACAAAGACGAGTCCGAACCTCCCTTCAAGGTATCCATCTTCTCCTATGTCATCGCCCGCATCTTGGTCTCCTGTACGAAGGACAGGATGATGGCTGACCGACTGGCGAGGTACGAGGCCGCGCGCGCCGCCGCCGCCCTCCAGCGCGAAGACCCCGCGATCAGGGCCCATGTCGCGCAGAGCCTCGGGATCGATCTCGATGCGCGGACCATCCCGGTCACCACCTACGTGGAACTCGTCGCCCGTCTCCGCGACGACCACTGGCGACTGGTCAACCGGGAGGTGCGGGAAGGCATGGTCGCCGTCGGCACCAGCGAGATGGCCGAACTGCTGCGCGAGCGGATCCGCGTCGTCGTGGGACAAAATCTCCCGCTTGATGTCCCGGCGTCGCTCTGCGATACGCTCAAGCCCTATACCGACGAACTCGCCGCGGCCCTGCGGGAGAAGACTCTCGAAGAGTTCGGCGAGGTGGACGAGACCTCTTTTCCCCCCTGTATCGCCGCCCTCATCACTGCCGTCACGGCGGGCACAAATCTCACGCACATGGGGAGGTTCGCCCTCACGGCCTTCCTCCATAACATCGGGCTTTCGACCGAACAGATCGCCGAAGTCTTCCAGCGCGCGCCCGACTTCGACCTCTCGATGACGATGTACCAGGTCGAGCATATCTCCGGGCGGTCAGGGACCGAGTACACCCCCCCCTCGTGCGCGACGATGCGGACCTACGGGATCTGTGTCCACAAAAACGCGCTCTGCGAACTGGTGAGCCATCCGCTCTCGTACTATCGGCGCAAAAAACAGCAGCAAGAAAACCAGAAAAAAAAATAG
- a CDS encoding HDIG domain-containing metalloprotein: protein MDRDHALALLGRHVTSESLTRHCIATAAVMRGLAEALDEDTDLWETIGILHDIDFEAVGEDMTRHGIEGARILRDEGLPEEVCRGVERHNHTLFGPYTEPLDLALQSADSISGFIIACALVKGGAVTDVTPKTVKKKMKDRTFAAGCARERIAAVESLMDLPDFYQVAIDAVAGHKEELGLR, encoded by the coding sequence ATGGACCGCGACCATGCACTCGCCCTCCTGGGGCGGCACGTCACTTCCGAGTCGCTCACCAGACACTGCATCGCCACGGCCGCGGTGATGCGCGGCCTCGCCGAAGCGCTCGACGAGGACACCGACCTCTGGGAGACGATCGGGATCCTCCATGACATCGACTTCGAGGCCGTCGGCGAGGACATGACCCGCCACGGTATCGAGGGCGCCCGGATCCTCAGGGACGAAGGCCTCCCCGAAGAGGTCTGCCGGGGGGTGGAACGGCACAACCACACGCTCTTCGGACCGTACACCGAACCCCTCGACCTCGCCCTCCAGTCGGCCGACAGCATCAGCGGCTTCATCATCGCATGCGCCCTGGTCAAGGGCGGTGCGGTCACCGACGTCACCCCGAAGACCGTCAAAAAGAAGATGAAGGACAGGACTTTCGCCGCCGGGTGCGCGCGGGAACGGATCGCCGCGGTCGAGAGCCTCATGGACCTGCCCGACTTCTACCAGGTCGCCATCGACGCAGTTGCCGGGCATAAAGAGGAACTCGGCCTGCGGTAG
- a CDS encoding thiamine-phosphate synthase family protein, which yields MTGDERDLVLRRLAEAVELLKEEMDPDLIPEVGSNIAYALEKARGPADVAAVEGRIVRLGDRVHPVGRIAFGASDHVARIVLTAMRFDRRVRAAANIRFADFLIEELEEMMLDIRYFDRVQEPPGIKTMDWGVASCCKTGVPDIIYDRGAVGKEPMIRVLGEDPMEVAHNILKLSRLIKDTKLRDRCEWE from the coding sequence ATGACCGGAGATGAACGCGACCTGGTGCTCAGGCGACTCGCCGAGGCGGTCGAACTCCTGAAAGAGGAGATGGACCCCGACCTCATCCCCGAGGTCGGGTCCAACATCGCCTATGCCCTGGAGAAGGCGCGAGGGCCCGCCGACGTCGCCGCCGTCGAGGGCCGGATCGTCAGACTCGGCGACCGGGTCCATCCTGTCGGGAGGATCGCCTTCGGAGCGAGCGACCATGTCGCCAGGATCGTCCTGACGGCGATGCGGTTCGACCGAAGGGTTCGGGCTGCCGCCAACATCAGGTTTGCCGATTTTCTCATCGAAGAACTGGAAGAGATGATGCTCGACATCAGGTACTTCGACCGCGTCCAGGAACCGCCTGGCATCAAGACGATGGACTGGGGAGTCGCCTCCTGCTGCAAGACCGGTGTACCCGACATCATCTACGACCGCGGTGCGGTGGGCAAGGAACCGATGATCCGGGTCCTGGGCGAAGACCCGATGGAGGTCGCGCACAATATTCTTAAACTGTCAAGACTCATTAAAGATACAAAATTGAGGGATAGGTGCGAATGGGAATAA
- a CDS encoding 30S ribosomal protein S17e: MGIKPTYIKSLAENMMKTHTGRFSGDFEENKQVVSEFSVIDSKRVRNRVAGYITRKQNTKKTSA, translated from the coding sequence ATGGGAATAAAGCCGACATATATCAAGAGTCTTGCTGAGAACATGATGAAGACCCATACTGGCCGCTTCTCCGGCGATTTCGAGGAGAACAAGCAGGTCGTCTCTGAGTTTTCCGTTATCGACTCCAAGCGCGTCAGGAACCGCGTCGCTGGCTACATCACAAGGAAGCAAAATACTAAAAAGACATCGGCGTAA
- the dapA gene encoding 4-hydroxy-tetrahydrodipicolinate synthase — MFEGVYPAIITPFSQTPDRALDLEGLRSNIAYLIGEGVHGIVPCGSTGESATLTFEEHEQVIGVAVEAADGKIPVLAGTGSNNTAEAIRFTKAARDLGADGALVISPYYNKPNRSGLVKHFTALADLDIPIVLYNVPGRTGQNLQPDLVVELADHPNIVGVKEASGDLEQVSMIIEGTQDKDFVVLSGDDALTLPILALGGAGVISVAADLMPAQMVAMYEAVRRGDLAEARRIHYELSPLFRAMFIDTNPIPVKTAVGLRGMAAGPVRLPLDDLDAGKTEALKEVLRLYD; from the coding sequence ATGTTCGAGGGAGTTTACCCAGCGATTATTACTCCTTTTTCACAGACGCCTGACCGGGCTCTCGACCTCGAGGGCCTCCGGTCAAATATAGCCTATTTGATCGGAGAGGGCGTCCATGGGATCGTTCCGTGCGGATCGACCGGCGAGTCTGCCACCCTTACCTTCGAAGAGCACGAACAGGTGATCGGGGTGGCGGTGGAGGCAGCGGATGGCAAAATCCCGGTGCTTGCCGGGACAGGATCAAACAACACCGCCGAGGCGATACGGTTCACGAAGGCGGCGCGGGACCTGGGGGCGGACGGCGCCCTGGTCATCAGCCCGTATTACAACAAACCGAACCGCTCGGGACTGGTCAAGCACTTCACCGCCCTGGCCGACCTGGACATCCCGATCGTCCTGTACAATGTCCCGGGACGGACCGGGCAGAATCTCCAGCCCGACCTGGTCGTCGAACTCGCCGACCACCCCAACATCGTCGGCGTCAAGGAGGCAAGCGGCGACCTGGAGCAGGTCTCCATGATCATCGAGGGGACGCAGGACAAGGACTTCGTCGTCCTCTCCGGCGACGACGCCCTCACGCTTCCGATCCTCGCCCTCGGCGGGGCGGGCGTCATCTCGGTCGCCGCCGACCTCATGCCCGCACAGATGGTGGCGATGTACGAGGCCGTCAGGAGGGGCGACCTGGCCGAGGCGCGGCGGATCCATTACGAACTCTCTCCGCTCTTCAGGGCGATGTTCATCGACACCAACCCCATTCCGGTGAAGACGGCGGTCGGGCTGCGCGGGATGGCCGCAGGGCCGGTCCGCCTCCCTCTCGACGACCTGGACGCCGGGAAGACGGAGGCCCTCAAGGAGGTGCTGCGGCTTTATGACTAA
- the dapB gene encoding 4-hydroxy-tetrahydrodipicolinate reductase encodes MTKVVVCGALGRMGTIIGRLVTESPDLELVGGVDLREGSFYGVPVAEAEKIGEFLDEVRPDVLIDFTVASASVGNIKAAAARGVALVVGTTGFSPEQREEIRSAIEGNVPAVISSNFSVGVNIFWKLIREAARLLRDGYDVEVTEAHHRYKKDAPSGTAKTILEVLDEELGPRPHVYGREGMKERENEIGVHVVRGGDIVGDHSVLFAGNYETIELSHRAYDRAVFASGAVRAAAWADGQAPGIYSMDDVLGL; translated from the coding sequence ATGACTAAAGTTGTTGTCTGCGGCGCCCTCGGGCGGATGGGGACGATTATCGGGCGTCTGGTCACCGAATCTCCAGACCTCGAACTCGTCGGCGGCGTCGATCTCAGGGAGGGTTCCTTCTATGGGGTGCCGGTCGCCGAGGCCGAAAAGATCGGTGAGTTCCTCGACGAGGTGCGGCCCGACGTGCTCATCGACTTCACGGTCGCCAGCGCATCGGTCGGAAACATCAAGGCCGCGGCCGCGCGCGGTGTGGCCCTGGTCGTCGGGACGACCGGGTTCTCGCCCGAACAGCGCGAGGAGATCAGGAGCGCCATCGAGGGGAACGTTCCCGCGGTCATCTCCAGCAACTTCAGTGTCGGCGTGAACATCTTCTGGAAACTGATCCGCGAGGCGGCGCGCCTCCTCCGTGACGGGTACGACGTGGAAGTAACCGAGGCCCACCACCGCTACAAGAAGGACGCACCGAGCGGCACGGCAAAGACCATCCTCGAAGTCCTGGACGAGGAACTCGGCCCGCGTCCCCATGTCTACGGGCGCGAGGGGATGAAGGAGCGGGAGAACGAGATCGGCGTCCATGTGGTCAGGGGCGGCGATATCGTCGGCGATCACTCGGTGCTCTTCGCCGGGAACTACGAGACCATCGAACTCTCGCACCGCGCTTATGACCGCGCGGTCTTTGCGAGCGGTGCGGTGCGGGCGGCAGCCTGGGCGGATGGTCAGGCACCGGGGATCTATTCGATGGACGACGTCCTGGGACTCTGA
- a CDS encoding DUF362 domain-containing protein has protein sequence MVAVVDADLCVGCETCVDECPVEAITMEDGIAVIDKDLCTDCGTCVDVCPAEAIQME, from the coding sequence ATGGTTGCAGTTGTTGACGCTGATCTGTGTGTTGGATGCGAAACGTGTGTCGATGAGTGCCCAGTAGAGGCCATCACCATGGAGGATGGTATCGCAGTCATCGACAAGGATCTCTGTACGGATTGCGGCACCTGTGTCGACGTCTGTCCGGCAGAAGCCATCCAGATGGAATAA
- the asd gene encoding aspartate-semialdehyde dehydrogenase, with the protein MITVGVLGATGAVGQRFVQLLADHPWFDLGVLTASERSAGKKYRDAVNWRLDVPFPEGAGEIVVSPTTAAAVKDCDIVFSALPADVAGKTELEVAAAGVGVCSNASSHRMDPDVPLVIPEVNADHLGLIDVQHDRGRDGFIVTNPNCSTIMLTLALAPLQPLGFSGVQVATMQAISGAGFQGIAGMEIFDNVVPFIKNEEEKMETEPRKIMGTFDGAAVEPASFSVSACCNRVPVIDGHTLSVWLDMDRSLEEIRRAFEEYVAPFSGLPTQPAKSVEYLKQPDRPQPRLDRNRGNGMTVSVGRLREGPRFTALGHNTIRGAAGASVLNAELIYKEKYL; encoded by the coding sequence ATGATTACAGTAGGAGTTCTCGGCGCAACCGGTGCCGTCGGTCAGAGGTTTGTACAACTCCTGGCCGATCACCCGTGGTTCGACCTGGGGGTGCTCACGGCATCGGAGCGCAGTGCTGGCAAGAAGTATCGTGACGCGGTCAACTGGCGCCTTGATGTGCCGTTCCCTGAAGGCGCAGGAGAGATCGTCGTCAGCCCCACCACCGCCGCTGCGGTTAAGGACTGCGACATCGTCTTCTCGGCACTGCCTGCGGATGTCGCAGGGAAGACCGAACTTGAGGTGGCTGCCGCAGGTGTCGGTGTCTGTTCGAACGCCAGTTCGCATCGGATGGACCCTGACGTCCCGCTCGTCATCCCTGAGGTCAATGCCGATCATCTCGGTCTCATCGACGTACAGCATGACCGGGGACGGGACGGTTTCATCGTCACCAACCCCAACTGCTCGACGATCATGCTGACGCTCGCCCTCGCACCCCTGCAGCCGCTCGGCTTCTCCGGCGTGCAGGTGGCGACGATGCAGGCGATCTCGGGCGCGGGTTTCCAGGGCATCGCCGGCATGGAGATCTTCGACAACGTGGTCCCCTTCATCAAGAATGAAGAGGAGAAGATGGAGACCGAACCGAGGAAGATCATGGGGACATTTGATGGTGCTGCGGTCGAACCGGCCTCCTTCTCGGTGAGTGCCTGCTGTAACCGGGTTCCGGTCATCGATGGCCACACTCTCTCGGTGTGGCTTGACATGGACCGGTCCCTCGAGGAGATCAGGCGGGCGTTTGAGGAGTACGTAGCACCGTTCTCCGGCCTGCCGACCCAGCCTGCAAAGTCTGTTGAGTACCTCAAGCAACCTGACCGCCCGCAGCCGAGGCTCGACCGCAACCGCGGCAACGGCATGACGGTATCGGTCGGAAGGTTACGGGAGGGGCCGAGATTCACGGCACTCGGCCACAACACCATCCGTGGCGCGGCCGGGGCATCGGTCCTGAATGCGGAGTTAATTTATAAGGAGAAGTATCTCTGA
- the albA gene encoding DNA-binding protein Alba, producing MLKDNTVFVGNKPVMNYVLAVVTQFNNGAEEVAIKSRGKAISRAVDTAEIAINRFLDGVAKKEILTSTEMIDTDTGRTNVSSIEIILSQNL from the coding sequence ATGTTGAAAGACAACACAGTATTCGTCGGGAACAAACCGGTGATGAACTACGTGCTCGCAGTCGTTACCCAGTTCAACAATGGTGCAGAGGAAGTGGCTATAAAATCAAGGGGCAAGGCTATTTCAAGGGCGGTCGACACGGCCGAGATTGCGATCAACCGTTTCCTGGATGGGGTCGCAAAAAAGGAGATCCTCACCTCGACCGAGATGATCGATACTGACACAGGAAGGACGAACGTCTCCAGTATTGAGATTATTCTGTCCCAAAACCTCTAA
- a CDS encoding DUF373 family protein, whose protein sequence is MADGTTLILCVDRDDDLGFKANVRSPVVGREACLKAAEALGLADPEDSDVNAIFQAVKTYDALVEKGEAVEVALLAGDHMQMLEGDRKIAADLMGVVDSTGAESCILISDGAEDEYVLPIVQSRMVVSGVQRVIVTQMPNLEGTYYIIKKLLDDPKIARMVLIPLGLAMLIYATAYLIGRPEGATIIVVGALGLYLLFKGLGMDEFFSYSINSLQTALHRGRITFVSYIAAILFIIVGIIIGLNSLLAYYTEEGFLLHILTFAFGAIGWFTVAGLTASIGKIIDVYLHEIVDLGKVIVLPFFIGAIGIIIYGISIYMLSISMIEDFPFEEIAGVEYAVYSMVAGLFLAFVGVYVQSLINRWIEKKGSQLPRPEGRSL, encoded by the coding sequence ATGGCTGACGGCACGACACTCATCCTCTGCGTCGATCGGGACGACGACCTTGGGTTCAAGGCCAACGTCAGGAGCCCGGTGGTCGGGAGGGAGGCATGTCTGAAGGCTGCGGAGGCGCTGGGCCTTGCAGACCCCGAAGACTCTGATGTCAATGCCATTTTCCAGGCGGTCAAGACCTATGACGCCCTGGTCGAGAAGGGCGAGGCGGTCGAGGTCGCCCTCCTCGCCGGCGACCACATGCAGATGCTCGAGGGCGACCGCAAGATCGCCGCGGACCTGATGGGAGTCGTCGATTCGACCGGTGCGGAGTCCTGTATCCTCATCTCCGACGGTGCGGAGGATGAGTACGTCCTCCCGATCGTCCAGTCGAGGATGGTGGTGAGCGGGGTGCAGCGGGTGATCGTTACCCAGATGCCCAACCTCGAGGGGACCTACTATATCATCAAAAAACTCCTCGACGATCCCAAGATCGCCAGGATGGTCCTCATACCCCTGGGCCTTGCGATGCTCATCTATGCAACGGCATACCTGATCGGCCGCCCTGAAGGGGCGACGATCATCGTGGTCGGGGCCCTTGGCCTGTATCTGCTCTTCAAAGGGCTCGGGATGGACGAGTTCTTCAGTTACAGCATCAACTCGCTCCAGACGGCGTTGCATAGAGGACGGATCACCTTCGTCTCCTATATCGCAGCGATCCTGTTCATCATCGTCGGGATCATCATCGGCCTCAACAGTCTCCTTGCCTACTATACCGAGGAGGGTTTCCTCCTCCACATCCTGACCTTCGCCTTCGGGGCGATCGGGTGGTTCACCGTCGCGGGACTCACCGCTTCGATCGGCAAGATCATCGATGTCTATCTTCACGAGATCGTCGACCTCGGCAAGGTGATCGTCCTCCCCTTCTTCATCGGGGCGATCGGGATCATCATCTATGGGATCAGCATTTACATGCTCTCCATCTCGATGATCGAGGATTTCCCATTCGAGGAGATCGCAGGGGTGGAGTATGCCGTCTATTCGATGGTCGCGGGGCTTTTCCTCGCCTTCGTCGGGGTCTATGTCCAGTCTCTGATCAACCGCTGGATCGAGAAAAAAGGAAGTCAACTCCCCCGTCCTGAAGGGCGGAGTTTGTGA
- a CDS encoding coiled-coil protein: MLDELIEKRKKALSESEQHKNRRNELNALASSHAKERNKLNGQTREFVEEAQKNKELRDKYNTEVKELKVQRNELNAQANEYFGEIESFKKEHSSFKRNSSVKELQRQIESMEFRQQTEVFSTDKERELIDKIKQMKAAIKEQEDELEQNKDLKTKLQSARDLRKEASDIHDRVTEVAELAQNHHDQMVEFYRKADQSRESADAEHKAFVEAQESADEEHQAFIACQKELRDYDKVISGLHNKKKKSKVTKEQRQVRQEAERIFELFKGGEKLTTEDILLLQRSKLI, encoded by the coding sequence ATGTTGGATGAACTGATCGAAAAAAGAAAGAAAGCTCTTTCCGAGTCTGAACAGCACAAAAACCGGCGGAACGAACTGAACGCCCTCGCCAGTTCCCACGCCAAGGAGCGAAATAAACTCAACGGCCAGACCCGCGAGTTCGTGGAGGAAGCCCAGAAGAACAAGGAGCTCCGTGACAAATACAACACCGAGGTCAAGGAGCTGAAGGTTCAGAGGAACGAGCTCAACGCCCAGGCGAACGAGTACTTTGGCGAGATCGAGTCTTTCAAGAAGGAACACTCCTCCTTCAAGCGCAACTCAAGCGTCAAGGAACTCCAGCGCCAGATCGAGTCGATGGAGTTTCGGCAGCAGACCGAGGTCTTCTCCACCGACAAAGAGCGGGAACTGATCGACAAGATCAAGCAGATGAAGGCCGCCATCAAGGAGCAGGAAGACGAACTTGAGCAGAACAAGGACCTCAAGACCAAGCTCCAGTCTGCCCGCGACCTGCGCAAAGAGGCGTCCGACATCCACGACAGGGTGACCGAAGTCGCCGAACTCGCCCAGAACCACCACGACCAGATGGTTGAGTTCTACCGCAAGGCCGACCAGTCCCGCGAGAGCGCCGACGCCGAGCACAAGGCCTTTGTCGAGGCCCAGGAGTCTGCCGACGAGGAACACCAGGCCTTCATCGCCTGCCAGAAGGAACTCCGTGACTACGACAAGGTCATCTCCGGCCTGCACAACAAGAAGAAGAAGTCGAAGGTCACCAAGGAGCAGCGGCAGGTCCGCCAGGAAGCAGAGCGGATCTTCGAGCTCTTCAAGGGCGGCGAGAAGCTTACCACCGAGGACATTCTTCTCCTGCAGCGTTCCAAACTTATTTAA
- the ftsZ gene encoding cell division protein FtsZ, with protein sequence MQTIINEALKNAEMEQTRYNEGIIGDEDDFLGQPRIVIVGCGGAGNNTINRLYHMQVNGAETIAVNTDKQHLDMIQADKRVLIGKSLTKGLGAGGFPDVGRRAAEMARPTLEKLLATADLCFITAGMGGGTGTGVAPVVAQIAKEQGAIVVGMVSYPFQVEKARLLRAEEGLQQLANNADSVIVLDNNRLIKYVPNLPLGQAFSVMDQLIAETVKGISETITQPSLINIDYADVRAIMSKGGVACMLVGESKQQNKAESVVHECLSHPLLDIDYRGATGSLIHITGGSDLTLQDAEEIASSLTYELDSHADVIWGARVNNDYEGKVRVMAIMTGVKSAQILGGAHAGFQASREPAPRARQQAAPQRTFAQDKTSGHLIDFL encoded by the coding sequence ATGCAGACCATCATCAACGAGGCATTGAAGAATGCCGAAATGGAACAAACTCGATATAATGAAGGCATTATCGGTGATGAGGACGATTTCCTCGGCCAGCCCAGGATCGTCATCGTCGGCTGCGGCGGCGCCGGCAACAATACGATCAACCGGCTCTACCACATGCAGGTCAACGGGGCGGAGACGATCGCCGTCAATACCGATAAGCAGCACCTGGACATGATTCAGGCCGACAAGCGTGTCCTCATCGGTAAATCTCTCACCAAGGGCCTCGGCGCAGGCGGGTTCCCCGACGTCGGCCGGCGGGCAGCGGAGATGGCGCGCCCGACCCTGGAGAAACTCCTTGCAACCGCAGACCTCTGTTTCATCACGGCCGGTATGGGCGGCGGTACCGGTACCGGCGTGGCTCCGGTCGTGGCCCAGATCGCAAAAGAACAGGGCGCGATCGTCGTCGGCATGGTCAGTTACCCCTTCCAGGTGGAGAAGGCCAGACTGCTGCGCGCGGAGGAAGGTCTCCAGCAACTCGCCAACAACGCCGACTCGGTCATCGTCCTCGACAACAACCGGCTTATCAAATATGTGCCCAATCTCCCCCTTGGTCAGGCCTTCTCGGTGATGGACCAGCTCATCGCCGAGACGGTGAAAGGGATCTCAGAGACGATCACCCAGCCTTCACTCATCAATATCGACTACGCGGACGTCCGGGCGATCATGAGCAAGGGTGGCGTCGCCTGCATGCTCGTCGGTGAGAGCAAGCAGCAGAACAAGGCCGAGAGCGTCGTCCACGAGTGTCTCTCCCATCCGCTCCTTGACATCGACTACCGGGGTGCCACCGGCAGCCTCATCCACATCACCGGCGGTAGCGATCTCACCCTCCAGGACGCCGAGGAGATCGCCAGTTCTCTCACCTATGAACTCGACTCCCATGCCGACGTCATCTGGGGCGCACGGGTGAACAATGACTATGAGGGCAAGGTCAGGGTCATGGCTATCATGACTGGCGTCAAGAGCGCGCAGATCCTCGGCGGCGCCCATGCCGGGTTCCAGGCCTCCCGCGAACCGGCCCCGCGTGCGAGACAGCAGGCGGCCCCGCAGCGGACCTTTGCACAGGACAAGACCAGCGGGCACCTGATCGACTTCCTCTGA
- a CDS encoding ribbon-helix-helix domain-containing protein → MERITIRLPKQQVEMLQRLVDSGEFPTVSEAVRHAVRDLVEKRGDRALRESDQVSVKV, encoded by the coding sequence ATGGAGCGGATCACGATCAGACTTCCGAAACAGCAGGTCGAAATGCTTCAGCGGCTTGTCGATAGCGGTGAGTTTCCCACGGTGTCCGAGGCGGTACGGCACGCGGTACGGGACCTTGTCGAGAAGCGTGGTGACCGGGCGTTGCGGGAGAGCGACCAGGTGTCAGTGAAGGTTTAG